The segment GCTGGCAAgatagaagaggaagaacgCTTAACTGGCCGAGCAGAGACTCGCCGAACACTCAGAGAATGGTGTTCCGTCTTAATATCTACAATCATTCTTGTAATTTTGGCAATTGTTACCGTTCTCTTATCGGTTACACTCATCTTGAGATCTCGCGATGCCTCCCTTGCGCCACCAGGAGAGCGATATTACGTTGATGGTGACAAATACCAAATACATGTCTTTTGCGAAGGTAATGTTACAGACGCAAAGGGCAAGAAGAACCCAacaattttatttgaagCTGGCGAGGGACCGTTCGAGCATGGTATGCTCCAGATTGCGACAAATGCTTTTGCCAATGGAAGCATTAGCCGGTATTGTTATTCTGATCGACCTGGAATCGCATGGTCTGACAATGCGCCATCTCCGTTCTCAGCAGGCATGGCAGCGGACGCACTTTCAGAAGCTCTAGCTCGTGCAGGTGAAGAAGGCCCCTGGATTCTTGCTAGTGCAGGTGTAGGCAGCATTTATAGTCGAATTTTCTCCTCCCGACACGCTCGTGAAATTGCAGGTCTTCTTCTCATCGACCCTCTCCATGAAGATCTTCTCTACCGTCTCGGTACACCACAGAGGGGCTTTGTTCTCTGGGGTCGTGGTATTCTCTCACCTCTCGGTCTGGATCGTACATTTGGCGCCATTTTCAAGGGTCGCACCCGTGAAGATCGAGTATTCGGGCGTTCAGCTTATCAAGGTGGAAAGTTTCTCAAGGCCAAACTTCAAGAATCTCTGGTAGCCAATTCATTGACGAAGAATGAGGTTAGTAGTGCAAGGAATATACAGTATGCAAGTACACCACTTGTACTGATAAGTTCCGGAATTGAGGTTAGGAGAAATGACGAGTGGAAGAGGAAACAAGAAGATCTTAGTCACTTGACGGATAACCTGAAAAGTTGGGATGTGGTCAAAGGGGCTCCTTCGGAGGTGTGGAAGACACTCGAGGGAAGAGAGATCATCGAGAAGaggttgaagaagttggtCAAAGGAGCTGCGGACTTTGAAATAATGGCAGAGTTAAATTGATAATGAGCGAGGGAAAGGGTCAGCAACGAGAATCATAGGACATTACTTTCGAAAGCAAATGAGCATATGatgggtatatatatgaatgcctttttttttctggaGGTTCTTGATTAATGGTTGGTACATTTGCATTTCTATTTTGGTGCTGGATGGTCGGGTTGGATGGACTTCCATATTCTTTTATGATTAGTTTACCTGTTTAACTATGTAATCAACACATACCATTCTTTTGAAACTTTACTCGGTTCTCACCTTTATGATGTCTTGACCCATCTAAACCCAGTGTACATTCAAGCAACATACCGAATTGTAATCTTATTCACTCAAGAATCATTCATCGTatcccttcccctctcacCTCGACTCTATCTGTTCCATTCGAAAATCGACACAAGTCACTTTGATTTACTTCATGTGGCCCCTCTAATCATACCTAGTATAGTACTGAAATGTACCGTCACAACTCAGCTCTAGTATTTGCACTTATACAAAGCAACACTAATAAGCTCCCCTTAAAACTTATATATCTCCACTAAGGACCCTTTCCTTAAGAGACTAGGTAGGCGGTTTCAGATTTAAACTTGGAGCAAGAATGCAAAAGTTTCTTACGATACCAGATATGCGACAAAAGTCGGAGATACTATGGAGCAACTATATTCCAGAACCCCTCCTTCCTCTATAACATCAACGGTGATCATGACAGGCTCATATTaatcttcatttattcatattaatCTAAACTGTGAAGAGGTAGGTCATGATACATACTATGGCTACATACGCTTTTCCTAATATCGTCTCCGTGTCTGCTTTTCATGGTAACCTTAACGCCAATGCCTTTGCTATACACATGCCACCCCAAACCATCTTTCGGAATCATGATATCATGTCAAACGCCGATCAAGAACTGCTTAGAATATTGGATATCCTTAAAGACAGGTCAAGGATAGTGAGATGTTCGTCTGCACCATCCACGAGTCGTTTGTCTGCTTCTGAAAAGAGAGCTACGATTTTGTTCTTGTGGGAATCGGCGATCAGTTCGGAGTTGATGATGGTTTGGTACAGctgttgtgtgtgtgtgttagCTTCTATTACATTTTGTGAATGTGAGGGGAGGAAAGAAACATGCCTGCGAGACGACCTGTGTGCCACTCCACCCGTCTGCCACCATATCAACGACTACTTTGGATACAGCTTCGTAGACAACTCCTCTTGATCTCGGTTGCATGGCCTTGACCAATTTCTCAATCGTGTTGTCTGGTATAACTCCTGCGATATCCTCCACGCTGCTCACCGTAACCATCTTTTCATCTACATCCATTTTATCTGCATTGTCCCTCTCTTCACCCTCCTGACTAACCGCTCCCACTAACCTCGCCGCACTCTGCAAATATGTAATAGCTTTTCTCAGATCTCCCTCGCTGCACTTAATCAGGGCTTCCACAGCCCCCTCCTCCAACCTAACACCCTCCTTATCCGCAATTTCCCTCACTCTAACCACCGCATTCCCCTTATCCAAACTCTTGAACCGAAACTTGCTACACCTACTCGCCAAGGGATCGATGATCCTCGTCACATAGTTGcaaatcaaacaaaatcTTGTAATCCTACTATACGTCTCCATTGTTCTTCTCAACGCACTCTGCGCATCTTGCGTCATACTATCCGCCTCAtccaatataataatcttgTAAGGCGGACATGGATATTTCTGACGATAGGCGGGCGACGGATTGGAAAGTTGCATGCGGGCGAAATCTTTTACTTTTTCGCGGACAATAGATATACCTCGTTCGTCGGAAGCGTTTAGTTCAAGGACGCGGGATTTCATGAGTTCGGGACCGTAAAGTTCCTTGGCGAGAGCGAGTACTGTAGATGTTTTACCCGTGCCCGGGGGGCCGTAGAAGAGCATATGCGGGAGCTGGGAAAGGAGATGTTAGAGCTGGTTTGAGGAGGGGGAAAGGAAGGTGCTAACATTGGAGGATTGCAGTGTGCGTTGCAGAACAGTGATGGTATGATCTTGCGCCGTAACATCCCCTAGACCTTTGGGTCGACTACGAATCCATCAGTAAAGTTATCGAAGACAGAGATGGCACTGGGAACAAAAGACTGACTATTTTTCAACCCATGGCTGCATGCGATTATTTTTCttagcttcttcttttgcaTTTACGGTGCCGTTTGAAGCCGCTTCCGCCTTGCGAGCTTTGATGTCGAAGAAGCTGGCCATTTTGGAGAAAATCGTGAGGTTTTCCGAGATTTGACAGGTCGCaagaaagtttgaatttCAGATGTTGGAAAGTGTGTTCAAGGGAGACGCGTCGTGAAATTCCACTCTACGCGACATGTTTAGCGCGAGGCTGTaatatcaagaaatattattaggCTGCCTCGAGCTCATCACATGCATTATAATTCTGTTGTCTGTCATTTCGATTCGAAAGCATTGGTATCAAAGGAAGTGTTCGAATCATATTGTATGGTACTGCAAAAATTGATTCCAAATTTGACTTCAAGGATGGCTATTTAGCACCTCCATCTAACAGAATATTTCGCTTTTACAAATTTAACCAGAACATTGGTTCTGTCAGCTTAACCTAAGGGCAGATTCTGCTCAGTGACATATAGACCTTAATTGAACCGACAATCTACACCTTCAAGTTCGAACAAACCATCTGCATTAGCTCAGAACAATGTTGCTGAATCAAGTCTGAAAGTATCCATGTGAACATTGACGTTTGAATCCTAAACATCACAACCCACGAGACCAACCTCCGACGATTGTGATCAATCCGACGTTAAATCGTCTGTCCTTATAACTCCGAGATTGCCATCTAGAGTAGACCAAACTCCACCAATATTCGAGATTCCCAACTTTTGTCTGCCTTCTTCGGCGCCTTGTTCCTCGGGAAGACACCCTAAAAGACGCTGAAGATCTTTGAGAGTTTGATAGGCTCCTGCAAGAGCAGATTCCCCatcttccaatctttccaaaaCTGCTTCCTTAGTCGCGATGCTACTCGATTCAGCTGCAAAGACCCAAGCTTTGGCTCTGGTGGATAAAGTTGGCTTATCACTATTCGAAATTTCTTGTTCAAACGAAATTGGCTCTCCCAGTCTCTTCCGTTGAGGATTGTTAACAGTCTGCATAGGATAGGTAGGCAAGAGATGGCTTTCATCGACTAGCCTGTCTAGATCTTTGCTGGCTTCTTTGCATTGTTTTGCGAGACTGCTGGTGAGGTAAGATCTCTGCTGTATAGTAGATTTCTGCTCGTTTGAAATGAGAACCAGGTCTTCCAGGTAAGAGAATGTCGACGCGTTTCTGGAATTAGGGATGTCATTTGTAGGCTCATCTATGAGCATATCAGAGGAGTCCTCTATTCCGACTTCTGTGGGAAGTGCTGTAGTAAGATTTTCAGTAGCAGCGACAAGTAATCTTTTCCTAATTTCAAGGTATTGTCCATATATTTGCTTTATGGATGCAAGCTGAGACTCAATGTATTCCTTTCCAATGTGCTCAGGTATGCTTGAATTTTGTCCCTCTGATGCTGCTGGCGACTCTCCAGCCTTTCCTAATTCCGTCTCGATCCAGTTGATCAACTCATTACGAGTTGCTTCTAGTGCTTGTTGTCGAACATCCCGTTCTTGCTGATCCCTTGGTGTACCAGCATCAGTTCTGACTTTTGCCAATaacttttgttcttttttgagAAGAAGTTGTGCACGTAAAACTGACTTCTCTAATCGATCGACGAGCGATTTCAGATCAGTTCTCTcagaatcttgaagatgttctATCGGTGCCATAACACTCGGTGGAACCGGCGGTAAAGAACCAATATTTTTCAGCACGTCCACGCTCTTCAAGTCGAGATAGTCTTGTGTCGCTGCAGGCTTCTGTGCAAGTTGATCCACGACATCTTGAATGATGCGAAGACGCTCCTTCCTCTGGCGCAGCTTTTCTAGATCTAAGAAAGCATGTAAAGCCATCTCCTTAGATGCAACTTTATCAAGAGTCCTTGCTTGAATCTCGCTGTGAGATTCTAGCTCATCACGCTGTGAACTGATTGCTGCAAAGTCTCTTTGAGCCTTCAAATTAGCTTGAAGGCTGCGTAGGTAATCATGCTGAACGCCCGGAAAGCCTAAGCCTTGTGTCACTTCAGAGGCAGGTTCTGCAAGAGACAAAGTTGCAGGTGTCAAGATGCTGTCTCCAGAGTTCACATTGGAATTTAAGTGGGCAGCGAGAACATGCCGAACGTGTAGGGCATCTTGTCTTTGCTTGATATAAGGGCTCAAGGTCTGATGTATTTGTCTAATACTCTCGGGAAGAGTTGCTAAATCATCCATTTTGACCAGAACATGAATATTGATAAGTTTGCTGGTGTGAAGATGTACAGGGCTGCGTTGCTCCGggcaaagttatatttactttactttcttattattgAGTGATCTTGTTGACGTGTAGCGGCATACGGCTCCGCTTGGTTCGTGGCATATAACATCGAACCAACAACAATTTGATACATAATTATCCCAACTGTAACTTATCAACACAGTATCCCTCAGAACTTTCCATTCCGGCTTGAACGATTTCATGACATTACCCGATATTTGTTCTATAcataattgaaaatttacGACCAGGACCTATATTTTGGCAAGTGTGCTGATATTGTTGCTAAAAacacctacctaggtaggcaCGAGGCGGCAGACACACTAGCGCCCATCAAAAGTAAATTTAGTGGCCTCGCGTTAAACCTTAATTTTGCGAATTTTGGGAACTCAAAGACCTCTTCTAACAAACTGATATCAAAATACCCTCTATTGTGGCGTCTGTTGAATTTCTTTGCATACCTTCTTTGATCCATCAGTGTATTGGAGATAAATTTCATAATCCATGTTTTAAAGGACCTACTTCAGATGACTTGAAACCTTCCTTCCAGCCATCttctttcgatttcttctcAATACCCGCCATATAGGCTTCAGCCTTTCTGACACCGTGAAATTGACGACTTACAAAAATGACGGACCAACAGCGCGATGTGTCGCAGTACAAGTATGCGGCGAT is part of the Botrytis cinerea B05.10 chromosome 1, complete sequence genome and harbors:
- the Bcrfc2 gene encoding Bcrfc2; the protein is MASFFDIKARKAEAASNGTVNAKEEAKKNNRMQPWVEKYRPKGLGDVTAQDHTITVLQRTLQSSNLPHMLFYGPPGTGKTSTVLALAKELYGPELMKSRVLELNASDERGISIVREKVKDFARMQLSNPSPAYRQKYPCPPYKIIILDEADSMTQDAQSALRRTMETYSRITRFCLICNYVTRIIDPLASRCSKFRFKSLDKGNAVVRVREIADKEGVRLEEGAVEALIKCSEGDLRKAITYLQSAARLVGAVSQEGEERDNADKMDVDEKMVTVSSVEDIAGVIPDNTIEKLVKAMQPRSRGVVYEAVSKVVVDMVADGWSGTQVVSQLYQTIINSELIADSHKNKIVALFSEADKRLVDGADEHLTILDLSLRISNILSSS